One window of Chryseobacterium indologenes genomic DNA carries:
- the rimP gene encoding ribosome assembly cofactor RimP, translated as MEFRKRIDELLNEFLETRKDLFLIDLKISAGDDITVILDGDNGVSLQDCLDASRAIEFNMDREEHDFSLQVMSAGLSEPLSTPRQFGKNIGREIEVMLEDSSKIEGELSKVDDEKITLTLRYRKPKDIGKGKVDVEEEKEISYSDIKKALVVIKF; from the coding sequence ATGGAGTTTAGAAAAAGAATTGACGAATTATTAAATGAATTCCTTGAGACCAGAAAAGATCTGTTTCTTATTGATCTTAAAATTTCTGCAGGGGATGATATTACAGTGATTTTAGATGGTGATAACGGAGTTTCGCTGCAGGACTGTCTTGATGCAAGCCGTGCAATAGAATTCAATATGGATCGTGAAGAGCATGACTTCAGCCTTCAGGTGATGTCTGCCGGATTGAGCGAGCCATTATCCACACCAAGACAGTTCGGTAAAAACATTGGAAGAGAGATTGAGGTGATGCTGGAAGATTCTTCTAAAATAGAAGGAGAATTGTCAAAAGTAGATGATGAAAAGATCACGCTTACTTTGCGTTACCGTAAGCCGAAAGATATCGGAAAAGGAAAAGTAGATGTAGAAGAGGAGAAAGAGATTTCTTACTCCGACATCAAGAAAGCATTAGTAGTAATTAAATTTTAA
- the infB gene encoding translation initiation factor IF-2 has product MPKIRLNKAVKEFNISMSRLVEFLQSRGFEVEGNPNAQLEESAYSALEAEFAKDGEQRKASHEVVITKVPEEKLEIEEKKTPEVIRAKANKPETRILGKIDLEPKKPEVEEAPAAPVAPVATPVEEKKEEIVKEEQPEVKAAPEKQEFKVLDKIDLSQIESRNRPVKKDKPKMEEKKEEVKPVEPVKETPKPAVVEEKKVETPKAEAEPESQEPQKIETVYQKLDGPKIVGEKIDLTQFAPKPGAGAKKKRKRIEKPGGQNNQQGQGNNQNSGNNNNQGGQGQGNRPHNNGGQGGNRQGQGGQGNRPQGQGGQGQGGNRFGNNQGGGNRQGQGGGGFKKGGQNNRPGQRVMPVELTDEQVKNQIKETLEKLTNKGGKSKSAKHRKDKRTFRREQDERQQELEAQDRTLKVTEFITVGELASLMNVSPTEVISACFSLGVMVTMNQRLEADTLLLVADEFGYKIEFSDADLEEGDSEDEIDSEESLVSRAPVVTVMGHVDHGKTSLLDYVRKTNVIAGESGGITQHIGAYNVKLENGQRITFLDTPGHEAFTAMRARGAQITDIAIIVIAADDDVMPQTKEAIAHAQAAQVPMIIAINKVDKPNANPDNIRQQLSGLNPPVLVEEWGGNVQAQEISAKFGNNVDVLLEKVLLQAEMLELKANPDRSANGVVIEASLDKGRGYVATMLVQTGTLRVGDYVVAGKNHGKVKALLDERGKNLAEAGPSIPATILGLDGAPTAGDKFRVYADESEGKAIANKREQLQRELSIRTKKHTTLEELGRRIALGEFKELNIILKGDVDGSVEALSDQLQRLSTEEISVKILHSGVGQITESDINLAAASDAIIIGFNVRAGANAKELADREEIEIRTYSVIYKAIDEVKEAMEGMLSPEIQEQVIGNVEIREVFKISKVGSIAGCMVLTGKVTRQSKVRLLRDGIVKFDGELESLKRFKDDVKEVTKGYECGLNLKGYNDIEIGDILEVYEEVAVKKKLK; this is encoded by the coding sequence ATGCCAAAAATTAGATTAAATAAAGCGGTTAAGGAATTCAACATTTCGATGTCCAGATTAGTAGAGTTTTTACAGTCAAGGGGTTTCGAGGTTGAAGGCAATCCTAACGCTCAATTGGAAGAATCGGCATATTCTGCATTGGAGGCTGAGTTTGCTAAAGACGGCGAACAAAGAAAGGCTTCCCATGAGGTGGTGATCACTAAAGTTCCGGAAGAAAAACTGGAAATTGAAGAAAAGAAAACCCCTGAAGTGATAAGAGCTAAAGCAAATAAACCAGAAACTAGAATTTTAGGTAAAATTGATCTAGAACCTAAGAAGCCTGAAGTTGAGGAAGCTCCTGCAGCTCCTGTGGCTCCTGTTGCAACACCGGTTGAAGAAAAGAAAGAAGAAATCGTGAAAGAAGAACAGCCGGAAGTAAAAGCAGCTCCTGAAAAGCAGGAATTCAAAGTTTTGGATAAAATTGATTTGTCTCAAATAGAATCTAGAAACAGACCTGTGAAAAAAGACAAGCCAAAAATGGAGGAGAAAAAAGAAGAAGTAAAACCTGTGGAACCAGTAAAAGAAACTCCAAAACCAGCTGTTGTAGAGGAGAAAAAAGTGGAAACTCCAAAAGCAGAGGCTGAGCCTGAATCTCAGGAACCTCAGAAAATTGAGACAGTATATCAAAAACTTGACGGTCCTAAGATCGTTGGAGAAAAGATTGACTTGACTCAATTTGCACCAAAACCAGGTGCCGGGGCAAAAAAGAAAAGAAAGAGAATTGAAAAACCTGGTGGCCAGAATAACCAACAAGGTCAGGGGAATAATCAAAACTCAGGAAATAATAATAACCAAGGTGGACAAGGCCAAGGAAACCGTCCGCATAATAACGGTGGACAAGGTGGAAACCGTCAAGGGCAAGGAGGGCAAGGAAATCGTCCTCAAGGTCAGGGTGGCCAGGGTCAAGGTGGGAACCGTTTTGGAAACAACCAAGGTGGTGGAAACCGTCAGGGACAAGGTGGTGGTGGCTTCAAAAAAGGTGGCCAAAACAACAGACCTGGACAAAGAGTTATGCCAGTTGAATTAACTGACGAGCAAGTTAAAAATCAGATTAAAGAAACATTAGAAAAGCTTACTAATAAAGGAGGTAAATCTAAATCTGCAAAACACAGAAAAGATAAAAGAACTTTCCGTAGAGAGCAGGATGAGCGTCAGCAGGAGCTTGAAGCACAGGACAGAACTCTTAAAGTAACAGAATTCATTACTGTAGGTGAATTGGCAAGTTTGATGAACGTTTCTCCAACTGAAGTAATTTCTGCTTGTTTTTCACTAGGGGTAATGGTTACCATGAACCAAAGACTTGAAGCTGATACCCTATTATTGGTAGCAGATGAGTTTGGTTATAAAATTGAATTCTCGGATGCTGACCTTGAAGAAGGCGATAGCGAAGATGAAATCGACAGCGAAGAAAGCTTAGTGTCAAGAGCACCGGTAGTTACTGTAATGGGACACGTTGACCACGGTAAAACTTCATTATTGGATTATGTTAGAAAAACTAACGTAATTGCAGGTGAATCCGGAGGTATTACACAGCACATTGGTGCTTATAACGTGAAACTGGAAAACGGTCAGAGAATTACATTCTTAGATACTCCTGGTCACGAAGCCTTTACAGCAATGAGAGCGAGAGGTGCACAGATCACGGATATTGCGATTATTGTAATTGCTGCCGATGATGATGTAATGCCACAAACGAAAGAGGCAATTGCTCACGCGCAGGCTGCACAGGTGCCAATGATTATTGCAATCAATAAAGTTGATAAACCAAATGCAAACCCTGATAATATTCGTCAACAGCTTTCAGGCTTAAACCCTCCGGTTTTAGTTGAAGAATGGGGAGGAAATGTTCAGGCGCAGGAGATTTCAGCGAAGTTTGGTAATAATGTAGATGTATTATTGGAGAAAGTTTTATTACAAGCTGAAATGCTTGAACTAAAAGCGAATCCTGATCGTTCTGCAAATGGTGTTGTTATTGAAGCATCTTTAGATAAAGGTAGAGGTTATGTTGCTACAATGCTAGTACAAACCGGAACCTTAAGAGTTGGAGACTATGTAGTAGCTGGTAAAAATCACGGTAAAGTAAAAGCTTTACTAGATGAAAGAGGGAAAAACCTTGCGGAAGCAGGTCCTTCAATTCCTGCAACAATCTTAGGTTTGGACGGAGCGCCAACAGCTGGTGATAAATTCCGTGTATATGCTGACGAAAGTGAAGGTAAGGCTATTGCTAATAAGAGAGAGCAGCTTCAGAGAGAACTTTCTATCAGAACGAAAAAACATACAACGCTTGAAGAACTAGGTAGACGTATTGCTTTAGGAGAATTCAAAGAATTGAATATTATTCTTAAAGGTGACGTGGATGGTTCTGTGGAAGCACTTTCTGACCAGTTACAAAGATTATCAACAGAGGAAATCAGCGTGAAAATTCTTCACTCAGGTGTAGGACAGATCACTGAATCTGATATCAATTTAGCGGCAGCATCAGATGCAATTATCATTGGATTCAATGTGAGAGCAGGTGCTAATGCAAAAGAACTTGCAGACCGTGAGGAAATTGAAATCAGAACATATTCTGTAATCTATAAAGCTATAGACGAGGTAAAAGAAGCAATGGAAGGAATGCTTTCTCCGGAAATTCAGGAGCAGGTAATTGGTAATGTTGAAATCCGTGAGGTATTCAAGATTTCTAAAGTTGGTTCAATTGCCGGATGTATGGTTCTTACCGGAAAAGTTACAAGACAATCGAAAGTGCGTCTATTAAGAGACGGTATTGTTAAATTCGACGGAGAACTTGAAAGCTTGAAGCGTTTCAAAGACGATGTTAAAGAAGTAACAAAAGGTTACGAATGTGGTCTGAACCTTAAAGGTTATAATGATATTGAAATCGGTGATATTCTTGAAGTTTACGAAGAAGTAGCAGTTAAGAAGAAACTAAAATAA
- the nusA gene encoding transcription termination factor NusA yields the protein MDNIALIESFGDFKDEKGISKIDLMAIIEDSLKTLLRKRFDSDDHFDVIVNPDKGDFQIFLNKTIVEDEMSEDDDLEIEISEAKKIDPTFEVGEDFTMEIPVAQLGRRNILTLKQILATKLQEHNNAMLYEQFRDKIGEIVVGEIHHIRHKHVILLDDEGNEFILPKENQIPSDFFKKGENIRAIVETVDFKGSKPQIIISRTAPKFLEKLLELEIPEIQDGTIMLKKVVRIPGEKAKIAVDAYDDRIDPVGACVGVKGSRIHGVVRELRNENIDVIQWSKNPEILVKRALGNVTVNKIDINEDQNYALVYTPVEEISKVIGKQGQNIRLASWLSGYEIDVYRESSEDDDVELREFNDDIEQWILDEFKKVGLTTAKSVLDKETESLLNMVDLEEETIEEVKRILREEFED from the coding sequence ATGGATAATATAGCGTTGATTGAATCCTTTGGTGATTTTAAAGACGAAAAGGGGATCAGTAAAATTGATCTTATGGCAATTATTGAAGATTCTCTGAAGACTCTTTTGAGAAAAAGATTTGACTCAGATGATCATTTTGATGTGATTGTAAACCCGGATAAAGGAGATTTTCAGATATTTTTAAATAAAACAATTGTAGAGGACGAAATGTCTGAAGATGATGATTTGGAAATTGAAATTTCTGAAGCAAAGAAGATTGACCCTACCTTCGAAGTAGGTGAGGACTTTACAATGGAAATTCCTGTTGCTCAATTGGGGAGAAGAAATATTCTTACCCTTAAGCAAATTCTGGCTACAAAACTTCAGGAGCACAATAATGCAATGCTGTACGAGCAGTTTAGAGATAAAATTGGAGAAATAGTTGTAGGAGAAATCCACCATATCCGTCACAAGCACGTGATTCTGCTGGATGATGAAGGAAATGAATTTATTTTACCAAAAGAAAACCAGATCCCATCCGATTTCTTTAAAAAGGGTGAGAATATCAGAGCTATTGTTGAAACAGTAGACTTTAAAGGTTCTAAACCACAGATTATTATTTCCAGAACTGCGCCTAAATTCCTTGAGAAATTATTAGAGCTGGAAATTCCTGAAATCCAGGACGGAACAATTATGCTGAAAAAGGTAGTAAGAATTCCTGGTGAAAAGGCGAAGATTGCAGTAGATGCTTATGATGACAGAATTGATCCGGTAGGTGCCTGTGTAGGTGTTAAAGGATCCAGAATTCATGGGGTTGTAAGAGAGTTGAGAAATGAAAACATCGATGTTATTCAGTGGTCTAAAAACCCTGAGATTTTGGTGAAGAGAGCTTTAGGAAACGTTACTGTCAATAAGATTGACATCAATGAGGATCAAAACTATGCATTAGTATATACTCCTGTTGAAGAGATTTCTAAAGTAATTGGAAAACAAGGACAGAATATTAGACTGGCTTCTTGGTTGTCAGGATATGAAATTGATGTATACAGAGAGTCCAGCGAGGATGACGATGTTGAATTGAGAGAATTTAATGACGATATCGAGCAGTGGATTTTGGATGAGTTTAAGAAAGTAGGACTTACAACTGCAAAATCAGTATTGGATAAAGAAACTGAAAGTCTTTTAAATATGGTAGACCTTGAAGAAGAAACAATTGAAGAGGTAAAACGTATTTTGAGAGAAGAATTTGAAGATTAA